The genomic DNA CCGTCGCGAGCGGAGGAGGATTTCAGCACGAGATCCGACTGGGGGACGCCGTCGGCGTCCAGCGAGAGGGCACCGATGCAGCCCACGGCGAGCACCACCGCGGTGAGCACCCAGAGCGGCCGGGGCCGGCGGGAGACAGCCCTGGCGACCCTGCCCCACACGCCGCGACCGGTGACGGAGGATGGCTCTTGCGCAGAGGCGGGGTCGTACCGTGGCCGGCGGGGCCAGAACGCGACGCGACCGGCGGCGTACAGCAGCGCGGGCAGGAACGTCAGGGCGGCGAGCATCGCGAAGGCGATCCCGATCGCCGCGACCGGCCCGAGGGTGCTGTTGGATTTCAGATCCGACAGGAGCAGGCACAGCAGCCCCGCGATCACGGTGCCGCCGGAGGCGAGCACCGGCTCGACGGTTCCCCGCAACGCGGAGACGGTGGCGGCCCAGCTGCTCTCCCGGTGACGCAGCTCGTCGCGGTACCGGGAGACGTACAGCAGGGAGTAGTCGGTGGCCGCGCCGATGACCAGGATGAACAGGATGCCCTGGGTCTGCCCGCTCAGCAGCAGGACGCCGTCCGCGGCAAGATGCCAGATCACCAGCAGCGCCGCGCACAGGGCGAACAGCGAGGTGGACAGCACGATCAGCGGCAGCAGCAGCGAGCGATAGACGATCACCAGGATGACCAGCACGGCGGCCAGCGCCACGGCCAGCAGCAGCCCGTCGATCCCGGCGAAGGCCTCCGCGAGGTCGGCGGAGAACCCGGCGGGCCCGGTGACGTGGACGGTCAGGCCCTCGGGCACTTCGGTGGCCAGCTCCTGCTCGAGCTGCTCGACGACCGTGCCGACGTCGGCATCGGCGTCGACCGGGACGAACATCTGAATCGCCAGGGAGTCCTCGGAGGCGATCGGCGGGGAGACTTCGTCGATCACCCCTTCCAAGGAGGTGAGCTCTTCGCCGGCGTCGGTGAGCGCGCTGAGCTCCGCCTCGGTGATCTCGTCCTCGGAGGTGACCACGACGAGCGCGGGAAGCGCGTCGGAGCCGCTGAAATCGTCGGCCAGGGCCTGCACCTGGGTCGCCTCCGCCGATTCCGGCAGATACGCGGTGCGGTCGTTGGAGGAGACCTCGTCGACCCGGCCGAAGTACGGGCCGCCGATGCCGGCGGCGGTCAGCCAGACCAGGATCAGCAGTGCCGGCACCAGGATGCGCAGGACGCGCGGTGTGCGCGGCACCCGTCCACGGCGGGTCGGGGTGGGAGCTGAGGCGGGCTCGGGCATCGGGAGGATCCTTCGGACGGCGGGTGGACCGCATTCAGTGTCGCACAGGTAGCTAGCCGAGCTAGATAGATGATGGGTGTGATGTCGCCGGGATATCCTCGCCCGATGACCCGCCGCGAGCCGGACCAGACCCCGGAACCCGAGACACTGCCCGCGGTGTACAGCCTCGCGGCGAGCGACCCCGATGCCGAGCTGGTGGACCGCACGGGGCTCACGGAGCGGGATCTCGCCCAGATCGACGCGCTGATGGCAGCTCTCGCGCATCTTCGCGGCGCTGAGCAGAAGCTCGCCGATGCCTCCTTGCGTTACATGGAGCTGGGCGAGAGCGACATGCGGGCCCTGCACTTCCTCATCGCGTGCGAGAGCACGGGCACCCTCGCCACCCCCGGCGCCATCGCGCAGGCGCTCGAGATCTCGACCGCGTCGACGACCAAGCTGCTGGATCGTCTCGAGCGGGCCGGGCACATCCGTCGCCGCCGACATCCCACCGACCGTCGGGCGCTCGTGATCGGCATCGAACCCTCCACCCGGGCGGCGGCGATGCGCACCGTCGGCGCTCAGCAGGCCCGCCGGGTGCTCGCCGCAGGCCGCCTGCGGCCCGAGGAGCGCGACATCGTGATCGGCTTCCTCGAGGACATGGCGGAGGAGATCTCCGTCGACGGGCTCGACTGGGCTGCGGAGCCGGCGGAGCCGGGGGAGCCGGCGGAGCCGGGGGAGCCGGGGGACGCGGACGGGGGGCCCTGACCCCGCCGGAGGGTGCTGTGACGCCCCCTCGCGCCCTGGTGTGAGGATCCCGCCCGCGGCCCCGCATCGACCCCGTCCGACCGCTCGGTCGGATTGGTGACCTGCATTGGGACTTTCGCCCAGATCTCCCGGCGACGGGGGACTTGACGGGGTGCGACACGGGAGGTGAAGGTCGGCACACCGGCTCACCCTTGCCAGACGAGGCGATCTTCGCTATGAGGGCCGGGCATGGAGATCGGGATCGCCTTCCACCGTAGAGAGGTCTCCCATGGACACCACCGTCTTCGAAGCACACGAATCCACGATCCGCGGCTACTGCCGCAACTACCCCACGGTGTTCGCCTCGGCGTCCAATGCGCGCCAGGTCGACGAGGACGGCAGGTCGTACATCGACTTCTTCGCCGGGGCCGGGGTGCTCAACTTCGGGCACAACAACCCCCGCATGAAGGAGGCACTGATCGACTTCCTCCAAGCCGACGGCGTCGCGCACAGCCTGGACACCTACACCACCACCAAGCGGGACTTCGTCGCCCGCTTCCAGGAGGTGGTCCTGGCTCCGCGCGGCATGGATCACCGGATGCAGTTCATGGGCCCGACCGGCTCCAACGCGGTCGAAGCCGCCATGAAGCTCGCCCGGAAGGCCACCGGGCGCCGGGAGATCGTGGCCTTCAGCCACGGGTTCCACGGCATGACGCTGGGCTCCCTCGCCGCCACCGCCAACGATGCCTTCCGACAGTGGTCCGGGGTGCCGCTGGAGCACATCCACCGCCTGCCGTTCGAGACCGCGCCGGGCGGCGACACGGCCCTGGCGGAGTACCGGACGGCGCTCCAGGACCCCTCCAGCGGACTGCTGCCCCCGGCGGCGTTCCTGGTCGAACCAGTCCAGGCCGAGGGCGGTGTCAACGTCGCCAGCCGCGACTGGCTGCACGAGGTCCAGGACCTCGCCCGAGAGGTCGGCGCTCTGCTGATCTTCGACGACATCCAGGCCGGCATCGGCCGTACCGGCACCTACTTCTCCTTCGACGGCATGGGCCTCGACCCGGACATCATCACGCTGGCCAAGGGCCTGGGCGGGTTCGGCACCCCGATCGCCATGAACCTCAACAAGCCCGAGGTCGACGACCACTGGTCGCCCGGGGCGCACACGGGAACCTTCCGCGGCCAAGGGCTGTCCTTCGTCGCCGGCACGGTGGCGCTGGACTACTTCACCGACGAGTCCTTCCTCGCCGACGTCCTGGCCAAGGGGGAGCGGATGCGCGAACGCCTCACGGCGCTCGTGCGCGAGCACCCCGGACTGGGCTGGGAGGTCCGCGGCCGCGGCATGATCCAGGCGCTGGACACCGGGGACGGCGCCTTCGCCAAGCGCGTCCAGCAGACGGCCTTCGAGGCCGGTCTGCTGATCGGCCCGTGCGGGAGCGGGGGACGGGTGATCAAGCTGATCCCGCCGCTGACCATCCCCGAGGACGATCTCCTCCAGGGCCTCGACCTGCTCGAGCAGGCGATCCGTACGGCGCGGGAGGCGGACTGATGCGCCGCCGCGAGGACATGACCTTCCCGCCCGGGGAGTACGAGCGCCGGCTGCGGGAGCTGCGGGAGCGGATGGCCGGGCGCGAGCTGGACGCGGTGATCATCACCGATCCCGAGAACCTGATGTACCTCACGGACCATCAGACCACCGGCTACTCGTTCTTCCAGGCACTGATCGTCCCGCTCGAGGCCGAGCCGATGATGATCACACGCGCGATGGAGCAGTCCAACGTCCTCGAACGCACGTGGGTGGAGAGCTCACGGGCCTATCCGGACACCGGTGACGCCATCCTCGATCTGGTCAGTTCCCTGCGCGATCTGCGGCTGGGGGACGCCCGAGTGGGCTATGAGCGCAACAGCTACTACTTCCCGGCCTACCAGCAGGACCGCTTCCACGACGCCTTCGGCGAGGGTCTGGTGGACTGCTTCGGCATCGTCGAGGAGGGACGGATCCTCAAGTCGGCGGCCGAGATCTCGGTGATGCGGAGAGCGGCCCATGCGGCCGAGGCCGGGATGCGGGCGGGCCAGGAGGCGGCCGTGGTCGGTGCCACCGAGAACGATGTGGCGGCCGCGATCTCCTCGGCGATGTTCCGGGCCGGCGGGGAGTTCCCCGCGGTGATGCCCTACGTCGCCTCCGGACCGCGGACCATGATCGGCCACTCCACCTGGGAGGGGCGCACCATCGAACCCGGCGAGCACGTGTTCCTCGAGCTCGGCGGCTGCTACCGCAGGTACCACGCGGCCGTGATGCGCACCGTGGTCAACGGGGAGCTGAGCCCGTCGATGCACTCCGCGCAGGAGCTGATGAAGCATGCCCTGGCCGAGCTGCGCGGACTGATGCGACCGGGGGTGACCGTGGCCGAGGTCGACCGTCTCGTCCGCTCCGTCATCGAGAGCAACGACGTCGGCGCCCGGCTGGTCACCCGAGCCGGGTACTCGATCGGCATCGCCTTCCCTCCCTCCTGGGACGAGGGGTACATCCTCTCGCTGATGGACGGCGACGACCGGCCGCTGGAACCGGGGATGACCTTCCACGTCATCCCCTGGATGTGGGGCGTCGACGGCGACAAGACCGTCGGCATCTCCGACACCCTCCACGTCACCGAGGAGGGCTGCGAGTCGCTGTTCACTCTCGGCGAGGACTTCACCGTCCACGACGGCCGGATGCCCGGCCCAGTGACCGACCTGAACGCCCGCGCGAGCTGAGAGGAGCGATGCCATGAACATCGAGTCCACCGAGTCCACGGAGACCATCCGGACCGACCAGCGGGTCCTGACCGTCGTCGACCCGACCACCGAGAAGGTCGTCCGGGAGGTCCCCGCCGCCTCCTCCGCGGAGATCACGGCCGTGATCGATCGGGCCCAGAGCGCGTACGAGAGCTGGAGGGCGAGGAGCTTCGCCCAGCGGGCGGAGGTGCTGCGCGCCGTCGCCACCCATCTGCGCGAACACACCGAGGAGCTCGCGCCGGTGATGACCGAGGAGATGGGCAAGCCCATCACCGAGGCGCGGGGGGAGGTGGGCAAGGCCGCCTGGGCCGCTGAGCACTACGCCGAGCATGCCGAGGAGTACCTCGCCCCGCTGCATCTCCAGGCCGATGCCACCTCCTCCTACGTCCAGCACCTGCCGATCGGCCCGGTGCTGGGGATCCTGCCGTGGAACGCGCCCTTCTGGATCGCGTTCCGCTTCTGCGCCCCGGCGCTGATGGCCGGCAACACCTGCGTCATGAAGCACGATCCGCACGTGCCGGGCTGCGCGGAGGCGATCGAGGAGGCGTTCCGTGCCGCCGGGGCCCCGGAGGGGATCTTCCAGGCGGTCCAGGCGGTCACCGAGGACGTGGAGCAGATGATCCGCGATCCCCGTATCCGGGCCGTCAGCTTCACCGGCTCGGACCGGGCCGGCTCCGCGGTCGCGGCGACGGCGGCCTCGGAGATCAAGCCCGCGGTGCTCGAGCTGGGCGGTTCCGACCCGTGCATCGTGCTGGCCGACGCGGACCTCCGGAAGGCCGCTGACGTCACGGCGACCTCCCGCATCATCAACGCGGGTCAGTCCTGCATCGCAGCCAAGCGGGTGATCGTCGAGCGCTCGGTGCACGACGAGTTCGTGGAGCTGCTGCGCGAGCGCCTGGCGGCGCTCGTGGTCGGGGACCCGCGGGAGGAGAGCACGCAGGTGGGGCCCATCGCGCGGGCCGAGCTGCGCGAGAACCTCCACCGCCAGGTGACCACCTCGGTCGCGGCGGGGGCCACCTGCGTCCTCGGCGGCACGATGCCGGAGGGAGAGGGGTACTTCTACCCCGTCACCCTGCTCACCGACGTCGAGCCCGGCATGTCCGCGTGCACCGAGGAGACCTTCGGACCGGTCGCCGTGGTGATCGCCGCGGAGGACGGCGAGCACGCCCTCGCCCTGGCCAACGACACCCCCTTCGGGCTCGCGGCCAGCGTGTGGACGACCACGGAGCGCGGTGAGCAGATGGCGCCGCGCATCGAGGCCGGCCAGGTCGCGGTCAACGGCATCGTGAAGACGGACCCCCGGCTCCCCTCGGGCGGCATCAAGCGCTCCGGCTACGGCCGGGAGCTCGGCCCCCACGGCATCCGTGAGTTCGTCAATGCCCAGCAGGTGTGGGTGGGGCCGGCCGTCGGCTGACCCGTGCCGAGGCGGTGACCGAGCGGAATTTACGCAGCCGCAGGCTGTTGGAGACGACGAACACGCTGGACAGCGCCATCGCCGCACCGGCGAGCATGGGATTGAGCATGCCGAGGGCGGCGATCGGGATCGCGGCGACGTTGTAGCCGAAGGCCCAGAAGAGGTTGGTCTTGATCGTCCGCAGGGTCCGACGGGAGAGGCGGATCGCGTCGACGGCGTCGCGGAGGTCGCCGCGCACCAGGGTGATGTCCCCGGCCTCGATCGCGACGTCGGTGCCGGTCCCCATCGCGAGGCCGAGATCGGCGTGGGCGAGTGCCGGGGCGTCGTTGACGCCGTCGCCGATCATCGCGACGATCCGGCCCTCGGCCTGGAGACGGGCGATGACGTCGACTTTGTCCCGGGGGAGCACCTCGGCGAGGACCTCGTCGATGCCTACCTCGGTCGCGACCTGACGGGCGACGCCCTCATGGTCCCCGGTCAGCAGCACGGGGGTCAGGCCGAGCTGCTTCAGCTCCGCGACGGCCAGGGCGCTGGTGGGGCGGACGGTGTCGGCCACCATCAGCAGGCCGCGGGCACGACCGTCCCAGCCGATGACGACCGCGGTCCTGCCGTCGGCCTCCGCGGCGGCTCGGGCGGCGGCGGTCTGCGGGGACAGTGCCGCGCCCCGCTCGGCGAGCAGGGACGCGCGGCCGACGACGACCTCGCTCCCGTCCACCACGCCGCGCACACCCCTGCCCTCGAGCGTGCCGAACTGCTCGGGGTCGGGCAGGGTGCCGAGCTCCTCGGCCGCCCCCGCGGCGATCGCCCGGCCGAGAGGGTGTTCGGAGGCGTTCTCGAGGGCGCCGGCACGGCGCAGCAGCTCACCCCGGTCGGTGCCGGGCTCCGTGACGACATCCACCAGGGTCATCCGTCCGCTGGTGACAGTGCCGGTCTTGTCCAGCACGACGGTGTCGATCCTCCGAGTGCTCTCCAGCACCTCGGGGCCCTTGAGGAGGATGCCCAGCTGGGCGCCGCGGCCGCTGCCCACCAACAGCGCGGTCGGAGTGGCGAGGCCCAGGGCACAGGGGCAGGCGATGACGAGTACCGCGACCGCGGCGGAGAAGCCCGCCGTGGCCGGGAAGCCGGCGACGAACCAGGCGCCGAGGGTCACCACGGCGATCACGAGGACGATCGGCACGAAGACCGCGGAGATCCGGTCGGCGAGGCGCTGGACCTGGGCCTTGCCGGCCTGGGCTTCCTCGACGAGCTTCGCCATCCGGGCGAGCTGGGTGTCCGCGCCGACCCGGGTCGCGCGGACGACCAGGCGGCCTCCGTCGTTGACGGTGGCGCCGGTGACGTCATCACCCACGCCGGTCTCGACGGGGACAGACTCGCCGGTGAGCATCGAGGCGTCCACGGCGGAGGTACCCGCGACGACGGTGCCGTCGGTGGCGATCTTCTCGCCGGGACGGACCACGAACTCGTCGTTCACGGCGAGCTCCGACGTCGAGATCTTCACCTCGGCCCCGCCCCGGAGCACGGAGACCTCCTTCGCGCCGAGCTCGAGCAGGGCCCGCAGAGCGGCACCCGCTCGGCGTTTTGCTCGTTTCTCGACGTAGCGCCCGGCCAGGAGGAACATCGTCACGCCCGCGCCGACTTCGAGGTAGATGCTCGAGGCGCCGTCCGAGGGGGCGATGGTCAGCTCGAAGGGATGGGACATGCCGGGAGTGCCGGCCGTGCCGAGGAACAGGGCGTACAGCGACCACAGCAGGGAGGCGGAGGTGCCCAGGGAGATGAGGGTGTCCATCGTGGCGGCGCCGTTCCGGAGGCTGGTCCAGGCTGCCCGGTGGAAGGGCCAGGCGCCCCAGATGATCACCGGGGCGGCCAGCGTCAGGGAGAGCCATTGCCAGTAGGTGAACTGCAGCGCGGGGATCATCGACATCGCGATGACGGGAACGCTCAGCACCACCGCGCCGGTGAGGCGCTGTCGAAGGGCGGTCAGCTCGGGATCCTCCGCTGCGTCCGCGGGCTGCGCGCCGTGGCCCTCCACGGCCGGGGGAGTCGGCAGCGCGGCCGTGTACCCGGTCCGTTCGACCTCGGCGACCAGCAGCTGGGGGTCGTAGCCCGCCGGGACGGTGAGCGTCGCCTTCTCGGTGGCGTAGTTGACCGTCGCGGCGACCCCGTCGAGCTTGTTGAGCTTGCGCTCGATCCGGTTCGCGCAGGAGGCGCAGGTCATCCCGCCTATCTCCAGCTCGATGCCGGAAGCCGCCCTCGGCGGCGCCGAACTCATCGGGCCCGCACCGCCGCGTACCCGGCCTCCTCGACCGCGCCGAGGACCGTGGCGTCCTCGAGCTCGGCGGTGGCGCTGACGACGAGCTTCCCGGTCTGCGCGCTCACCTGGACGTCGGTGACGCCGGGGATCCCGCCCACCTCCTCGCGCACCGACATCTCGCAGTGCCCGCAGGTCATGCCCGTCACCTCGTACTCGTGCGCCGCCATCGGCTCCTCCTTCGTCGGGGATACCCTCGGTGGGTACCGCGTCCTGGAGGAACCGTATACCCCTGAGGGGTATATTTGGAAGGCGTCGGAACCACAGAAAAGCGGGAGCGCCGGGTCGGTGACCCAGCGCTCCCGCTCTGACCTGCATTTCTCTCGGTCGGGCTGACAGGATTTGAACCTGCGACCCCATGACTCTGCGCCAATTAAGGTTTGATGCCCTGGTAGTGCGGAGAACGCGCAGGCAGTTGACGGTTTTGTGCGCTCGAGAACTTCACGGAGATTCCTGGGTGTGACCGCCAGATCCCGCCTCTTGCGGTCACCTTAGCGGTCACTTCTCGAAGATTCCGGCCGCCGCAGAGACCACAGCCTCGGTGCTCGTCACGGCCGTGTACCGCTGCCGGTTGACCGCCGCCGTGTGACCGAAGAGCCGGGTGCGGGTCGCCTCGGGAAGCACGTCGTACAGCAGCGTGTTGTTCGTGGTGCGCCAGGAATGCCCCCGCTCGTACTCGAACATTTCGATGTGGAGCTGCTCGGCGAGTTCCCGGTAGAGCGCCGCGAGCTTCCGATCGCGGTTGCGGGGGTCCCAGACCTTCGCTTGGTCGGTCGGCGAAGGGAAGAGCCACGGGCTCCCAGAATCCAGCCGCGTCGCGAGACGCTTACTGACCGCGGGAGCAAGGACCGGTACTGGACGGCCCGTACGCGTCTTCGTGGCATCCGGGGGCAGTTCGACGATGAAGGTGCTGGAGGCGTCCACGTGGCAGTCCTCCGTGGGCCTCATGCACAGCTCGGAGGTGCGCAGCCCCGTCGTCGCTTGCGCGAGCACGATGTCGATGCATGCGGCCCGCTCGATCACTCGTTGCTCCCGCGTCCACCGTCCGCGCTTCGGCGCTTCCACATCCTCCGGGTCGGCGGCGAGTAGGTATTCGATGGCCGCGCGGTACTGCTCCGCGGTCAGCGCCCGCCCGCCCCGCGAGTATGCCGGCTTCTTGGCCCCGGACAGGTCGAGGTCCAGATCCATGAGGGGGTTGTACTCGATCACCTCGTCCACGCGCAGCGGTGCGGCCAGGTACTTCTTCGCCACGGTCTTCGCATGCTTCGCGTTGACCGCACCGTGCAGTCTCCCGATCTCCTCCAGGCACGAGGTCAGGGCCCGGGGCCGCATCGCCTCTCGCAACGATAGACCGGCCAAAGTATGGGCGTGCTTGCATGCCTCGTCTCCGCACTCGCCGCGCAGTAGCCGGTAGGCCAGCTCGTAACGTCTCGTGGTGCTGTCGGCGAGACGCTCGGCACGAATAGCCGGGAGGGTGACCGTGTCCAGATAGTCGAGGGTCTTGCTGGTGCCCTTCCATCCACCGTCGACGGAACCACTCAATAGGTCTGCAGCCCTCGCTCTCGCTCGAGCCCTGACCTTGCCCTTCGCCGGGGACTGATGCGCAGGTAGGTGTCACGTGATCTGTGGCGCTGAGGAGCGTTGCAGGGAAGGATGTGCACCATGCCTGCTCCCTACCCCCAGGAGTTCCGGGACGACGTCGTCCGCGTCGCGAGGAACCGTGAACCTGGTCAGAAGCTCGCCGTGATCGCGAAGGACTTCGGGATCTCCGAGTCGTGCCTGACGAACTGGATGCGTCAGGCTGACGTCGAAGACGGTGCCCGGCCCGGGAAAACTCGGGAGGAATCGACCGAGCTGCGCGATCTGCGTCGCCGGAACCGGCTGCTCGAGCAGGAGAACGAGGTCCTGCGCCGCGCGGCCGCCTACCTGTCCCAAGCGAACCTGCCGGGAAAAGGTTCTACCCGCTCGTGAGCGAGCTCGCCGCAGACGGCATTCCCGTCGCGGTGTCCCTGCGGGTCCTGAAGCTCTCCCGCCAGCCCTACTACCGCTGGTTGCACCAGCAGGTCACTGCAGCTGAGCTGACCGAGGCCTATCGAGCCAATGCCCTGCTGGATGCCCATCGCGACGATCCGGAGTTCGGCTACCGCTTCTTGGCCGGCGAAGCCGCAGCAGCAGGCGTAGAGATGTGTGAGCGCACGGCGTGGAGGATCTGCCGGGACAACCAATGGTGGTCCGTATTCGGGAAGAAGCGCGGCAAGAATGGAAAGCGGCCCGGTCCACCGGTCCACGATGACCTCGTGAAGCGCGAATTCACCGCCGACGACGCCAACGAACTCTGGCTCACCGACATCACCGAGCACTGGACCGACGAGGGGAAGCTCTATCTCTGCGCTATCAAGGACGTCTTCTCCGGCCGGATCGTGGGCTACTCCATGGACTCCCGAATGAAGGCTCGCCTCGCAGTGAACGCCCTGGGCAACGCGGTATCGCGGCGCCGAGATGCGGCTGGCTGCATCGTGCATTCCGACAGAGGTTCGCAGTTCAGAGCAAAGAAATTCGTCCATGCTCTGAACCGCCACCACCTCATCGGCTCGATGGGCCAGGTCGGTGCCGCCGGTGACAACGCCGCCATGGAGTCCTTCTTCGCCCTGCTCCAGAAGAACGTCCTGGACCGCAAGCGCTGGCAGACCAGAGAAGAGCTGCGGACCGCGATCATCACCTGGATCGAACGCACCTACCACCGCCGACGCCGGCAGGCCCGACTGGGTCGATTGACCCCCATCGAGTACGAGACCATCATGAACCCGACCGTCAGTCTGGCGGCCTAACCCCAGCTGACACCTGATCGCGCATCAGTCCCCTCACGTCGAGGTCGAGGCGACCTGGGGTGTCTACCAGCGCATGATCGCCGCCTATCGCCACGAGGACCGGCAACGTGGCCGCGAGCTCATGGAGAAGCTGATCACCGACCTCAGCGCCGGCGTCCCCAAGGTGCTCACCGAGCTCACCACCCTGGGCCGGACCCTGAAGAAGCGAGCCGCTGACGTGCTCGCCTACTTCGAACGACCCGGCACCAGCAACGGGCCGACCGAGGCGCTCAACGGACGGCTCGAACACCTGCGCGGCTCCGCACTCGGGTTCCGCAACCTGACCAACTACATCGCCCGAAGCCTGCTCGAGACCGGCGGCTTCAGACCCCAACTTCTACACCCCCGATTGGGATGAGCCAGCAAAGCACCGACCATATGTGCCCGTGGAGCCGTATCGGAAGGCAGAAGCCCAAGCAGAATGAGACCGATCGCGGCAGAGGCGACGGAACCACACAGTGCGATTCCCCAGCTACGCCGGAGGATCGTGACAGCGCATCCCAGTGCCGTGCCCGCCGCGAGAAGTCCGATATTGAAAGCCGTGGCGCGAGGGGAGCAAATCCACCGCCCATCCGCTGTGAAGCAGTCACTGGCATCAAGATCGCTGATCATGCTCAGAGGCCACACGTACTCGACCCCCGGAGCGGACAACGCCCAAACCACTGTGCCCGCGAAGATAACGAGCGCCCCCAGCAGCAGCATCGCTCCGAGGAAGCGCGAGGAGTGGCCGAATGCCGCGAAGGCGAGTGATGCTTTGTGCATTGCGTTCCTACCCGTCTTCTCCGCGGTCCGAGAGCTCGGCGTCCGCATCTTCGGCCGTGGAGAGCTCGTTCAGACGTAGGCGAGCCCGTCTCTCCCGTTCAGGGAGGGTGAGGTCCCACCAGGGGACTCCCCGTTCGCCCAGGCCTTCCTTGGCGAGCTTCACGCGGTCGCGAGCTCGTTCGCGCTCATCACCTCCGGTGTTCCGCACAGCAGCTCGAGCGCGCCCGAGCGCCGACAGCAACGCCGCCGTCGTCTCGTCGGCAAGCAGCGGGTCAGCTGCGCGCCAGCGCCGACCACCGACCACGATGTATCGGCCATCGAGGGTACGTTCCATCGCGTCCTCAATTCTCCGGCTGGAGGGCGTAAACCTCGGGAGCAGGGAACGCATCGAGGTACGGATAGACGTCGAGGTCGTCCCGCCCCCGAGAGTGGTTCGGGCACTCGAGGACCGGCAAACCGGACGAGTCCCACGCTACCTCCGGCTCCCGGCCTGCCACCACCGCCGTGCACTGACGACGGGCTCATGCCGAGAGGGCCCCGCAGTGCTCGCCGCGATCGTCAAGGCGCAAGCCACCGGCCGGAAGCCGAACGGAGGGAGCGGTGCGGCGGGGCTGTGAGCTCGGACCGCGCGAGCACTTCTCCGCGGTCCTGGTCGCCGGCGAGTTCGGATTCGGGGGAAGCTGATTGGCGCCGATACTCGAGGACCGGAGCGGGCGCGCGTCTGAGGACGGAGCGCGAGACGGTCCCGTCTTCCACGCCCGTGAGGCGCTGGACTGGTGGCGGGTTGAGCATATCGATCGCGGTCGATGCGTGAGCTTCCGAGCCGAGATGCTTGAACGGCGGGGCTTGGGTCGAGTCACGCTGTACTCCATCGCGGGGGAGCGCGATTCCATGCGATCGTGTTCCTCGACGGCTAGGAGCTTCA from Brachybacterium sacelli includes the following:
- a CDS encoding heavy metal translocating P-type ATPase, which translates into the protein MSSAPPRAASGIELEIGGMTCASCANRIERKLNKLDGVAATVNYATEKATLTVPAGYDPQLLVAEVERTGYTAALPTPPAVEGHGAQPADAAEDPELTALRQRLTGAVVLSVPVIAMSMIPALQFTYWQWLSLTLAAPVIIWGAWPFHRAAWTSLRNGAATMDTLISLGTSASLLWSLYALFLGTAGTPGMSHPFELTIAPSDGASSIYLEVGAGVTMFLLAGRYVEKRAKRRAGAALRALLELGAKEVSVLRGGAEVKISTSELAVNDEFVVRPGEKIATDGTVVAGTSAVDASMLTGESVPVETGVGDDVTGATVNDGGRLVVRATRVGADTQLARMAKLVEEAQAGKAQVQRLADRISAVFVPIVLVIAVVTLGAWFVAGFPATAGFSAAVAVLVIACPCALGLATPTALLVGSGRGAQLGILLKGPEVLESTRRIDTVVLDKTGTVTSGRMTLVDVVTEPGTDRGELLRRAGALENASEHPLGRAIAAGAAEELGTLPDPEQFGTLEGRGVRGVVDGSEVVVGRASLLAERGAALSPQTAAARAAAEADGRTAVVIGWDGRARGLLMVADTVRPTSALAVAELKQLGLTPVLLTGDHEGVARQVATEVGIDEVLAEVLPRDKVDVIARLQAEGRIVAMIGDGVNDAPALAHADLGLAMGTGTDVAIEAGDITLVRGDLRDAVDAIRLSRRTLRTIKTNLFWAFGYNVAAIPIAALGMLNPMLAGAAMALSSVFVVSNSLRLRKFRSVTASARVSRRPAPPTPAGH
- a CDS encoding heavy-metal-associated domain-containing protein, encoding MAAHEYEVTGMTCGHCEMSVREEVGGIPGVTDVQVSAQTGKLVVSATAELEDATVLGAVEEAGYAAVRAR
- a CDS encoding site-specific integrase, which gives rise to MSGSVDGGWKGTSKTLDYLDTVTLPAIRAERLADSTTRRYELAYRLLRGECGDEACKHAHTLAGLSLREAMRPRALTSCLEEIGRLHGAVNAKHAKTVAKKYLAAPLRVDEVIEYNPLMDLDLDLSGAKKPAYSRGGRALTAEQYRAAIEYLLAADPEDVEAPKRGRWTREQRVIERAACIDIVLAQATTGLRTSELCMRPTEDCHVDASSTFIVELPPDATKTRTGRPVPVLAPAVSKRLATRLDSGSPWLFPSPTDQAKVWDPRNRDRKLAALYRELAEQLHIEMFEYERGHSWRTTNNTLLYDVLPEATRTRLFGHTAAVNRQRYTAVTSTEAVVSAAAGIFEK
- a CDS encoding IS3 family transposase (programmed frameshift), with translation MPAPYPQEFRDDVVRVARNREPGQKLAVIAKDFGISESCLTNWMRQADVEDGARPGKTREESTELRDLRRRNRLLEQENEVLRRAAAYLSQANLPKRFYPLVSELAADGIPVAVSLRVLKLSRQPYYRWLHQQVTAAELTEAYRANALLDAHRDDPEFGYRFLAGEAAAAGVEMCERTAWRICRDNQWWSVFGKKRGKNGKRPGPPVHDDLVKREFTADDANELWLTDITEHWTDEGKLYLCAIKDVFSGRIVGYSMDSRMKARLAVNALGNAVSRRRDAAGCIVHSDRGSQFRAKKFVHALNRHHLIGSMGQVGAAGDNAAMESFFALLQKNVLDRKRWQTREELRTAIITWIERTYHRRRRQARLGRLTPIEYETIMNPTVSLAA
- a CDS encoding biopolymer transporter Tol, with product MERTLDGRYIVVGGRRWRAADPLLADETTAALLSALGRARAAVRNTGGDERERARDRVKLAKEGLGERGVPWWDLTLPERERRARLRLNELSTAEDADAELSDRGEDG